GGAGTCTAGGTCGCCTCCCCCGACGCTGTCCGCATTGGAGCGCGACTCGGCGGGTTGAGAGGTTCTCAGCGTCCCCCCAGCACCCTCACGGCGCCGCTCCGTGCTCAGGCCTCGGCCAGCTCCCCGCTGCGGCGCCACCGGATCCCGGTGTCGAGGAAGGAGTCGATCTCCCCGTCGAAGACGCCGTCGGGGTTGCTCACCTCGTGGTCGGTGCGCAGGTCCTTGACCATCTGGTAGGGGTGCAGCACGTAGGAGCGCATCTGGGAGCCCCAGGAGTTGCCGCCGTCGCCCTTGAGGGCGTTCAGCTCGGCCTCGCGGTCCTGGCGGGCCTTGAGCAGCAGCCGGGCCTGCAGCACCCGCAGCGCCGCGGCCTTGTTCTGCAGCTGGGACTTCTCGTTCTGGCAGGAGACCACGATGCCGGTGGGCAGGTGGGTGATCCGCACCGCGGAGTCGGTGGTGTTCACGCTCTGACCACCGGGGCCGGAGGAGCGGAAGACGTCGATGCGCAGGTCGCCCTCGGGGAGGTCGATGTGGTCGGCCTCCTCGGTCACCGGGAGCACCTCGACGCCGGCGAAGGAGGTCTGTCGGCGGCCCTGGTTGTCGAACGGGGAGATCCGCACCAGCCGGTGGGTGCCCTGCTCGACCGACAGCGTGCCGTAGGCGAAGGGCGCCTTGACCGCGAAGGTGGCGGACTTGATGCCCGCCTCCTCGGCGTAGGAGGTGTCGTAGACCTCGGTCGGGTAGTGGTGGCGCTCGGCCCAGCGCAGGTACATCCGCATCAGCATCGAGGCGAAGTCGGCGGCGTCCACCCCGCCGGCCTCGGCGCGGATGGTCACCACGGCCTCGC
The sequence above is a segment of the Auraticoccus monumenti genome. Coding sequences within it:
- the prfB gene encoding peptide chain release factor 2 translates to MPADFALALHDLDRALTSIETVLDPAGKRAEIAELEQQVSAPDLWDDQENAQRVTSRLSVLQSEQERLISLRSRLDDLAVLVEMGQEEGDAATMAEAETELTSLRRSIDALEIRTLLSGEYDEREAVVTIRAEAGGVDAADFASMLMRMYLRWAERHHYPTEVYDTSYAEEAGIKSATFAVKAPFAYGTLSVEQGTHRLVRISPFDNQGRRQTSFAGVEVLPVTEEADHIDLPEGDLRIDVFRSSGPGGQSVNTTDSAVRITHLPTGIVVSCQNEKSQLQNKAAALRVLQARLLLKARQDREAELNALKGDGGNSWGSQMRSYVLHPYQMVKDLRTDHEVSNPDGVFDGEIDSFLDTGIRWRRSGELAEA